Sequence from the Nocardiopsis sp. YSL2 genome:
GAGGGGTCATGGGGGTTCCGGTGCTCGCGCCTGAGGAGGCCGGATACCTGGGCGACGTCGGGACCGTCGTGTACGCGCTGATGGCAGGTGTGGCGGCGCTGCTGGCCACGGGCCTGATGCAGATGCTGCTGCTGTCCGCGCCGCGGCCGCGCGCGTTCTTCGGCTGGATCATAGGTCTGATCACGGCGGTCGCCGCGGTCACGCCCTTCACCCAAGGAGCCGAGCTGCCGAGTCAGATCGCCACGGCCATGATGAACCTGGTCGCCGGCATCGCCATCGCGACGCTGCTCAACAGCGTGGCGAAGACGGCGGTCGTCCGAAGCCCGCGTGCCGACGGCCGGAGCAGGCGTACGGTCCTGCGCCACGAGGGGATCCTGCCCGACGTGGAGCGGCTGGAGCACCGGGGAGAGGCCCGGGAGCCGTAGACCCGCCCGCCGGCGCGAAGTGAACGACGAAGGAGGGGCGGGGCCCGGAGGGGCCCCGCCCCTTCGCGTGCGCGGGGCGCGGCCGGAAGCGGCCCGGCACGGCGTGGCCGGGACACTGGTGCCGGGCCGGCCCCGAGCGTGCTCCCCGGAGACCCGCCCTAGTGTGGGCTGACCAGCACGCCCTCGATCATCCCGGAGCGGACGATCCAGTGGTGTCCCTCGGTGTCGCGGAAGTCGAGCAGCCCCGCCTCGTCGTGCAGGGACTTCTTGACCGTGTCGAGCGTCTGGTCGGCGGTCTGGCCCTCCGCTCCGCTCAGGTCGCCGGGGCGGAAGACGTGCCTGCGGCCGGACAGCATGTGGAGAACGATTTCCGTACTCATACGCTGCTCCTTCCCATCTGAGGTGCGCGCACCCACGATGTCGTCCGGATATCGGCGGATACGGACACCGTACATGTGACAGCCACCACACACCCGTCCCGCCGTGACCGCCGGGATACTGAGAACCCCCCACAGGCTCGGCGCGTCAGACACGGTGGACGAAGGAGTTCTCCACTCCACACGCGTGGAGGGTCGGGGAGCGACGCACCCGTTCCGCAAGGCGCCAGGCGGACAGAAGGAGGACCGACGATGAAGTTCGACGCCGTGCCCGTCGAGGACGACGAGCTCGCCCCCCCGCGTTCCGCGGACCCCGACGCGGCCGACGGCGAGCCCGGCGACCTCCCCGGCGCCCCGGCGCCCGACTCCCGCCTGCGGCGGACCTTCGACTACGCGCGCGTGCGCGCCGCGTTCGACCTGGGACGCGTGCACGGAGCCCTCAACCGGATGCACCACACCATCGAGGTCGCCCACGCCGAGGAAGCGCCACACGTCGGCGCCGCCCCCACGGAACCGCTCCCCACCGACGTCTTCCGCCCCGAGGCCTTCCAGGCCCGTGTCTCCCCCTGATCACCCGACCCCCGAGGAGTTCGTATGTCCGCTTGGGATATCACGCCCCAGGAAGTCGGATCCGTCCTGTCCACCACCGCCGGCTACATCGGCGAGGAAGGCGGCTCCGACGGTCTGCTCGGTGAGATGACCAGCCTGGAGAGCACGATCACCAACCTGAACAGCTACGTGAACAGCGCCCCCATCTCCGTCTCCCTGGGCGAGTTCGCCGAGCACTACTTCGGTCTCATGGGCGACATGCTCAGCCTGACGGCCAACGCCCTGGAGCGGACCAGCGAGGCGACCACGGCCTACGTCGAGGGCAACAACGAGATGGCCCTGGAGTCCCAGCGCAACGCGGGCGTGGTCCCGCCGCCGCCCCCGCCGCCCACCTACGGCCCCAACGTCCCGGTCTGATCGACCGCGACCGCTCGGTCGGTCCGGCTCCTCCGTAATTCCCTCACGGCGCCCCCGCGCCGTGCGCCCCGTGCTCGCCATCCCCGCCCGCCCCACACGGAGGGATTCCCGTGCTCCCACCCGAACCGTCAGTGTCCACCGCCCCACCTCTCAGCCTCGACGAGCAGATGGGGATGATGGTCGACAGCGAGGGCAAGATCAGCCCGGCCACGTTCCCGGAGCCCAGCGCCTACCCCGGCTCCATCGAGATCTACGCCTCGAACCTGCGGACGGCGGGGGAACAGGTCAGCGGTCTCGGCGACGACATCAAGTCCGCCTGGGGCGGCCTGACCTCCTGCTACCAGGCCCCTGAGGCCGGGGAGCTCTACTCCGTCCTGGACCCTGTGGCCACCGACGGCAACACCGTCCAGCGGGCGATGAACCGCGCCGCCACCGCCCTGGACAACTTCGCCGAGGACCTCACCAGCATCAAGTCCCGCTGGTCGAGCCTGCGTACCGAGGCCTGGGATCTGCGCGCACGCATGGCCGAGAAGGGCGACGAATGGCGCGACGCCGAGGGATGGAAGGGGTTGATCGGCGTCGGTGAGAGCCCCCTGGTGGAGGAGAACGACAACCTGATCGAAAAGGGCTTCCGCATCATCGAGGACTACGCGGAGGCCGAACTCACCTGCGCGAACGCCATCAACCTCTTCGTGCCGGACCGCACCAGGTTCGAGAAGGCGGGCGCCGACTCGGACAGCCTGGACCCGAACGTCTTCTACCACGGCTTCGAACAGGACCTGTCGGAGCTTGCCACCGAGTGGGGGATCGAAGGGGCCACCACCGACGAGCACTGGTGGGTCGACGCCGGCGCGGCCGTGTGGGACTTCGGGGTCGGCGCGGTCGAGGGTCTGGGGGCCGCCGTCGGCGCCCACAGCTCCGAGGGCTGGTTCTCCATGTCCTGGGACGACGCGCTGATGGAGAACTGGGAGGGCACCCTCCAGTCGGTGGCGTCCCTGGCCGGCGTGTACGACGCCGAGTCCGACAGCTACGGCTGGGCCGGCTGGGACACCGTCGGCGAGGCCTGGAAGGACGCCGCCCACGCGGTCGTGCCGTGGGAGGAGTGGGGTGAGCGGCCCGGCTACGTGATCGGTACCGCGCTGCTCAACATCGGCGTGACCGTGGCGGGTGTCGCCCTGTCGGCGACCGGTGTCGGCGCCGCCGTCGGCGTGCCCCTCCTGGCCTGGCGCGGCGCGTCCATCCTCAACAAGATGAGCGGCAGCCGCCTACCGGACATGGACCTGCCCTCGGGCGACTCCCCCTCCCCCATCTCGATCCAGCTCAACCTGCCGAACTTCGCGGGGGGCAACAGGACGCTGTTCGAGTTCGACCTGTCCGGGTTCGGGGGCGTCGACCCCAGGCGCATCCAGGACATGCAGGACGCCCTGGCGCGCTTCGCGGAGCGGAACGGGGGCGTGGACGGCACGGGCGACTCCGGCTCCCCCACGGGTTCTCGGCCCCGCACGGGGGACGACACCTCCACGGCGGACGAGAACCGGCGCACCTCCCAGCATCCCGGGTACACCGTCGAGGACTTCCGGGACGGCATGACCGTCGAGGACGTGTTCAACCCGGTCTCCCCGGAAGCCACCGCGCTCCGGGACCGGTACGGTGCGGACTTCCGCCGGACCGACGCGGAGCAGGGCGGTGACCGCGACAACTGGGAGGGCTCGGGCGACGGTAACGACGGCCGGGAGCTGCAGTACGCCGAAATCGGCCGGAGCCCGGACCACTTGGAGAACTCCGCGACCCCGGACACGCCGCAGAACCGGCGGGCCGATGCTTCCAGCTCGGACCCCGACTTCGACGCCCCGGACGACTTCCGCCCCGACGGCCCGGAGATGGCGGACCGGTCCCCGACCGTCACCAACAGCGTCGACAACGACACCCGGCCGGGCGACTCGCCCGCCAACGGCAACGACGGACCGAACAACTCTCACGTGGACCAGGGCAGCGGTTCGACCACGGTCGCCACCGGCGGCGGCAACGGCACCGGCCCCACGGGAGGACCGGGCTCCGGTCTCCCGGGCGACGGCGACAGCGAACCCCTGGACCCGAACCGCCGGGACGCGCACACGCGCGCCGTCCGCACGCAGGAGGTCATCGACGAGCTGGGGCTGGGGAACGGCGTCAGGCCGCCCGACTTCAACGAGCGCTTCGTCGATCTGCTCAACCAGCGCCCGGACCTGTTCAACGAGTTCTACGACCGTGGCGGCTCCAGGCGCAGCGTCGAATTCGCGATCGAAGGGATCAAGCTACCGATCCTGACCCGGGTCGGGGACAACGGCGAATGGTTGCCCAAGAGCAACCTGAGCGAGCCGGATCCCCCCGAATACCTCACCTCGAACCCGAACCGAATCGAGGTCGGCGACGACCCGAACCACCCGGACGCGCTCCGCCTGAACGACCTCGCGGAGCAGCGGCGGACCGCCATCGACGATGCCAAGACCGCCAGGGAGAAGTACGAGTCCCTGCGCAACGAGATCGGTGACCGCGACCCGGAGGTCCAGCGGTTGAGGCAGGTCTACGAGGACGTTCGCGCCCAACACGGTGGGGTGGAGAAGCATCCTGATGTCAAGCGCGCCCGCATCGAATACGAGTCGCTGCGCAACGAACAGGGGAACCTCGATCCGGAGGTCCAGCGGCGTCACGAAGCGAAGAACACGCTCCTCGGTGAGTCGTCGCGCGCGAGTGAGACCTTCGGTGAGGAGGTGGCCCGCCAAATCGTCAGGGAGAAGTTCGACGGCAACACCACCATCACCCTGGACGACGGCACCCCGCTGGAGCTGCCGAGGGTCATCAGGGAGATCAAGCCCACCACCTACCCCGGTCACGGCAACAGCCAGTTCGACCAGATCCACCTTGCCGAGGGTCCAAACGGCAAACCGATGTTCGTGGTGATGGAGGCCAAGAGCAGCCTGACGACCGACCTCGGCGAGCGCACCATCCCGCCGCCCGCCGGCTCGAACAGCCCTCCCACCCGCGTCTCCCAGGGCAGCAGGCCGTACTTCGGTGACATCCTCGAAGCCATGAAGGAGCGCGGTAGGAAGGCGATTCAGAAACGGCCGGAGGACAGCAAGAACCCGCTCAACGAACTCAATCTGGCCGAGGAGCTCGAGGATGCATTGGATGATGCCAGAGTGCTCTATGTGGAGGCCAAGGGCGACCCCCGTGGCCCAGAGTACGGTGGGGGCGCATTCAGGCTGTTCGACATCGGCGAAGAGAACCCGTAAGGACTGACACGATGGTCTACTCCATTCCCGCCCACGATCTCAGTGCCACTGGCTTGGAACCACTGATCGAACGCATCCCACGCACCCGTGCTCGGATCGGAGACAAGGCAGAGCAGCGACCCAAGTCCATCGACCTCAAGCTGAACACGCTGTGGTTGGACGCGTGCACCACGTTGGCCGTGGATCGCCGGGCCGCCGACCTGGAGACCTGGGAGGCGTGGACGGCCGCCATGCAGATCTACAACGCCGTCTTCGACATCACCACCCCCGAAGCGGGCGTACCGGTCGAGTTCATGTTCGACCACAAGATCCGGCACACGACCGCGACCGGCCCCTTGTACTTTGCCGACGCCGGGGCCTGGGACATGGCGTTCTACCTCGCCGTCACCTGCCGCGACCAGCACCGCTGGAAAAAGCTCTGCCACATCGACGTCGAAGTCCTGCGACGGGCACAGCGGGGCCAGGGCCGCGAGTACAACACCTTCTCCTACCACTGGATCGCCGCACGGCAGGCCTACATCCTCCATCGGCCCGAACTGGTCGAGGAACTCACCGCCGCCATGGAGCTCTCCGACCCCGCACGAGCCGAGTTCGGCGACCCTGACCAGCTGAACAAGGTCGTCTTCCCGCAGATGAACACCTTCTTGAAGTTCGCCCAAGGCGACTCGGACGGCTTCAACGAAGCACTCGCCAACGGCCTCACCCTCTGGCGCGACTATGTGACTTCTGATGAGGAGCGCGCTGAGGACATCAAGAACGTGACACCCCTCGGACTCCTCGCCCTCGCCTGCATGGGTTACGACCGCAGCTTCCACGAATCCGGATTCCAACTCGAAGTCGAATCGGACTACCTGCCCAAGCACATCGTCGAACGGTCCTGGCACGGAGAATTCGACATCTGACGCCCGAAGGCCAGCCCCTCCTGTCCAGAAAATCGACCCGAGCAACCCTGAAACCTCCTGAGGGAAATGCCGACACACCATTTCAAGCGGGGTAATCTCGACCCTGCGCACCAGAAGGAAGCCCTCACCCAGATCGGCGTCAATATTCTGGATGGGGTGCCTAATGGGTGGAGTAGAATCACTTACATGGAAGAAGCTGTCATCGAGCACTCCACTGCTCTCCTCGAAGTCGAGTACGAAGACGGCTCAACCTCCCGCGAGTCCACTACTGGCCTCAGTTTCCTGATCGACGATCTTCGGGCGGGGATGTACCAGGAGGGCAAGGGAACATGGTTCTCCATGAAGTACGTCATCACACCCCCCGGAAAGTTCCACGTCGACTTCAACTATGACGAAGATCCCGGCCTGACCTTCCCCACCGCCCACGGCTTCACCGTGGACCTCGAGTACTTCCCCCGAGATGAGGAGCACATCCCCGACTGGCTCTGGGAGAAACTCCAGGAGGAAGCCGAAGGACGAGCCACCGAGTAAGGGCGTCCGAGTCACGTTTCACGCGGATTCGAAATGCCCGGAGTGTCATGGATCCCCAAGACAAGGTTCGAACGGCCCTCGCTGCCATGAAGCACTAGAAGGAACAGAAGGAATCCGGGAGAGGCACCACCGGGTGACCTTTGCGAGGGCTGGAACCGGAACCAACAAGGACCCCTCGTATGACGTACTCCGTCCCTGCACATGGCCTCGGTCGCCACGGGCGTGGCAAAGAAGCGCGCGCGCTCGGACCAGGCCATGGTCCAACGCCCCTGAACGCCCGGCCGAATGAGGCCCAGTAGCGTACGAACCGCCCCGCTCCCCCTCGAAGGAGTCCCCTTGAGCCGTGACGTGATCGCCCTGTTGGCCGAGAGCCCCCATCGGCGTTCGCTCCTGGACGCCCTGGCCGAGGCCGGGCCGAAGCTGCGGGTGCGGCTCGTGGCGGAGGGGACCGTGATCGAGCTGCGCGACGACTCCGGCCGCCTCGTGCTCGCCGTGCAGGCCGCGCAGCGGCTCGCGGTCTCCTCCGAGGCCGACCGGCTTCTTGTGGACGGGGTGAGCGACGACCTTCCGGCCCAGCCCTACTGGGTGGAGGCCCGGGGCGCAGAACTCGGCGACACCGACACCGCCGGCATGGCCCGCCGGTTCGCCGCCCACCTGGTCGAACGGCACGGCGGCACGCTCTGGGAGCCCGAGTCCCGGCTGTCCCGCGACGACGAGCACCTCCAGGGGGCCACCGACCATCCGGCGGTAACCGTGGTGACCGGGAAGAACGCCGTCGTGGTGCAGGACCGCCCGGTGGTGTCACTGTCGAGCTGGCTCGTGGACGCCCTCGCGGCGCATGGGCGCGACGGGACCGGTCTGCAGGTGGTCACCCCGTCGACGAGCGTCCTCACCCACGCGCTGCGCTCGTTCCTGGGCAAACCCGCCGCGACCTGGGTGGTGCGCGCGCCCGACGGCCGCTACTACGACGGCTTCAACGGCCTGCCGCTCGTGTGGGCGGACGGCACCGGCTTCGTACCCGATCCCGCTCTCGACCCCGAGGACGGACCGAACCAGGCCTTCCGCGTGTCACCGGACGACGCACCGGTCGCGCTGCTGCACGTCGACCTCCAGATCGACCACCCCGTCAGCGGCGACCTGAGACTCGGCGGCGCCGTGGAGGAGCTGACCGCGAGCCTGACCGGCGCTTCTCCGTCGGTCTGGGGGACCGCCGAGCCCCTCACGCGTCCCTGGGACCGCACCCGGATCACCGAGACCGCACGGGGCCGCGCCCCCGGCCGCACCTGGCTGGCCTTCGCCGGTCGGCCCGGCGCCGGACCGGACGAGGAAGCGCTGCCCTTCGCCGGGACCCTGCTGGTGTCGCGCACGCCCACGGGTGTGCGCGAGCACGTCCTGCTCACGGTGGCCCACCGTCCCGGCGAGGAGCCGGATCTGGACGCGCTCACCCCGCTGCTGCGCGAACTGGCCGCCCAGGGCGGTCTGCGCACCATGACCGTGCACCGCGCGCTCGGCCGCGCCGACCTGACCACCCCGCCGTGGTGGGCCGGGGTGCCCGTGCCCGTCGGCTTGGCCGTGGGCGCCGAGGGGGTACTGGAGACGGGCCGCGACAGGGCGTTGAAGGCACCGGTGGAGGGTGTCGCGTTCGGCCCGCGCATGACCCCGGTGGTCTGGTACCGCGTCGGCGACGGCACGGAACCGGACTCGTGGGACCGGTTCCGTGCCCTCATGGAGCACCTCAGGCCCCGTTGAGCCTCCTGGGCCCCGCCAAGCCCGCTACGTCCTGTTGACCAGGGCGTCGGCGTGCTCGGGGCTCAGGCAGTGCTCGATGACCGTCACGGCCGCACCGATGACGCCCGCGCTCTCCCCCGCGGTGGAGGACACGATGCTCAGGTGCTCGGTGGCCAGGGGGAGTGAGCGCTGGTAGATGATCTCCCGGACCCCGGCGAGCAGGTGGTCTCCGGCCAGGGCCAGCGCGCCGCCGATGACGATCACCGACGGGTTGAACATGTTGACCGAGGCGGCCAGCACCTCGCCGACGTCGCGTCCGGCCTGGCGCAGGGCACGCAGCGCCGGGACCGATCCGTTGCGTGAGAGCTCCACGACGTCGCGGGCGCCGCGCGCCGGGACGCCCTCGGCGGTCAGTGCCTCGGCGAGGGCGGCGCCGCTGGCCACGGCCTCCAGGCAACCGGTGTTGCCACAGCGGCACTGGCGGCCCGCCCCGCTGGGGACCTGGATGTGCCCCATGTCCCCGGCCGCCCCCTGGGCGCCCCGGTAGACCCTGCCCTCGCTCACGATGCCGCAGCCGATGCC
This genomic interval carries:
- a CDS encoding immunity protein YezG family protein, which encodes MEEAVIEHSTALLEVEYEDGSTSRESTTGLSFLIDDLRAGMYQEGKGTWFSMKYVITPPGKFHVDFNYDEDPGLTFPTAHGFTVDLEYFPRDEEHIPDWLWEKLQEEAEGRATE
- a CDS encoding DUF6177 family protein, with amino-acid sequence MSRDVIALLAESPHRRSLLDALAEAGPKLRVRLVAEGTVIELRDDSGRLVLAVQAAQRLAVSSEADRLLVDGVSDDLPAQPYWVEARGAELGDTDTAGMARRFAAHLVERHGGTLWEPESRLSRDDEHLQGATDHPAVTVVTGKNAVVVQDRPVVSLSSWLVDALAAHGRDGTGLQVVTPSTSVLTHALRSFLGKPAATWVVRAPDGRYYDGFNGLPLVWADGTGFVPDPALDPEDGPNQAFRVSPDDAPVALLHVDLQIDHPVSGDLRLGGAVEELTASLTGASPSVWGTAEPLTRPWDRTRITETARGRAPGRTWLAFAGRPGAGPDEEALPFAGTLLVSRTPTGVREHVLLTVAHRPGEEPDLDALTPLLRELAAQGGLRTMTVHRALGRADLTTPPWWAGVPVPVGLAVGAEGVLETGRDRALKAPVEGVAFGPRMTPVVWYRVGDGTEPDSWDRFRALMEHLRPR
- a CDS encoding immunity 49 family protein; translated protein: MEPLIERIPRTRARIGDKAEQRPKSIDLKLNTLWLDACTTLAVDRRAADLETWEAWTAAMQIYNAVFDITTPEAGVPVEFMFDHKIRHTTATGPLYFADAGAWDMAFYLAVTCRDQHRWKKLCHIDVEVLRRAQRGQGREYNTFSYHWIAARQAYILHRPELVEELTAAMELSDPARAEFGDPDQLNKVVFPQMNTFLKFAQGDSDGFNEALANGLTLWRDYVTSDEERAEDIKNVTPLGLLALACMGYDRSFHESGFQLEVESDYLPKHIVERSWHGEFDI
- a CDS encoding DUF6507 family protein, coding for MSAWDITPQEVGSVLSTTAGYIGEEGGSDGLLGEMTSLESTITNLNSYVNSAPISVSLGEFAEHYFGLMGDMLSLTANALERTSEATTAYVEGNNEMALESQRNAGVVPPPPPPPTYGPNVPV
- a CDS encoding DUF6069 family protein encodes the protein MNEFGSEHSVNTGSERSVNTVRLWSGGLATAVVAVLVILVGTLVIRGVMGVPVLAPEEAGYLGDVGTVVYALMAGVAALLATGLMQMLLLSAPRPRAFFGWIIGLITAVAAVTPFTQGAELPSQIATAMMNLVAGIAIATLLNSVAKTAVVRSPRADGRSRRTVLRHEGILPDVERLEHRGEAREP